One segment of Sphingomonas morindae DNA contains the following:
- a CDS encoding VOC family protein has translation MAVLGVGGFLFRATDPEGLKAWYATHLGVGAGCVGDPALAPDPHCWQAGAGPLMFAPLARDTDMLPADKGFMLNFRVSDLAALRARLGAAGIAVETRDEWDALGVGRFARLHDPEGNPIELWEPPAEA, from the coding sequence TGGGTGGCTTTCTGTTTCGCGCCACCGATCCGGAGGGGCTGAAGGCCTGGTACGCCACCCATCTCGGTGTCGGCGCCGGCTGCGTCGGCGATCCGGCCTTGGCGCCCGATCCGCATTGCTGGCAGGCCGGGGCCGGGCCGCTGATGTTCGCCCCGCTCGCGCGCGACACGGACATGCTGCCGGCGGACAAGGGCTTCATGCTCAATTTCCGGGTCTCGGACCTGGCGGCGCTCCGCGCGCGGCTGGGCGCGGCCGGCATCGCGGTCGAAACCCGCGACGAATGGGATGCGCTCGGCGTCGGGCGCTTCGCCCGGCTCCACGATCCCGAGGGCAATCCAATCGAGCTTTGGGAACCGCCGGCCGAGGCTTGA